A window of Nitrosopumilus sp. b3 contains these coding sequences:
- a CDS encoding plastocyanin/azurin family copper-binding protein, with protein sequence MNRIFYLLFLSLLLIPISDSFADVWNIQIPPGASEISSSNHFIPQEISIKPGDLVEWGNSDRETHTVTSGSLETGIDGKFTSILDEGKKFVRLFTQDELGEFKYFCTIHPWMTGIINVVDLPEDFQVIHNVGSEISDVTFDIPYKVKRNLTDIKIDNTRNMLIFDFVGKIDNDVFVVYLPQELIKNPQSVWVGDNQIMNYNSEPTKSGTTLTIPLEGHTSQVKVVGTDVIGEFSQKPFVLINQIITITDKQTYLPGDIITISGEIKNPSQLDKILSEIISPSGITIYSENILLKDSRFTIDVSTDVLMEFGEYQIDIKGKDINSSPIYFDFESKYPSPKKQMTEIEPVDVTCNEGLELLMKNSNGKAICVTPTTAEILMKRGWADYF encoded by the coding sequence ATGAATAGGATCTTCTATCTTCTATTTCTTTCTCTCTTGTTAATTCCCATTAGCGATTCATTTGCAGATGTTTGGAATATTCAAATCCCACCGGGAGCTTCTGAAATTAGCTCTTCAAATCACTTTATTCCTCAAGAGATATCCATTAAACCGGGAGACCTTGTTGAATGGGGAAATTCAGATAGGGAAACACATACAGTTACTTCAGGCTCTTTAGAAACTGGAATAGATGGAAAGTTTACCAGTATTCTAGATGAAGGAAAAAAATTTGTTAGATTATTTACTCAAGACGAACTTGGAGAATTCAAATATTTTTGTACAATTCATCCGTGGATGACAGGAATTATCAATGTCGTTGATCTTCCAGAAGATTTTCAGGTAATACATAATGTTGGTTCAGAAATATCTGATGTTACATTTGATATTCCCTACAAAGTGAAAAGAAACCTTACTGATATCAAAATAGACAATACACGAAACATGCTAATTTTTGATTTTGTTGGAAAAATCGATAACGATGTATTTGTAGTGTATCTTCCTCAAGAATTGATTAAGAATCCACAATCTGTTTGGGTAGGTGATAACCAAATAATGAATTATAATTCAGAACCTACTAAAAGTGGGACAACACTAACTATTCCTTTAGAGGGACATACATCACAGGTTAAAGTTGTTGGAACAGATGTGATAGGTGAATTTTCACAAAAACCATTTGTTTTGATTAACCAAATTATTACCATAACTGATAAACAAACATACCTTCCAGGAGATATTATTACAATTTCGGGGGAAATTAAAAACCCTAGTCAACTAGACAAAATCTTATCTGAAATTATCTCTCCAAGTGGAATTACAATATATTCTGAAAACATATTGTTGAAAGATTCTAGATTTACTATAGATGTAAGCACTGATGTCTTAATGGAATTTGGAGAGTATCAAATTGACATTAAAGGAAAGGATATCAATAGCTCGCCCATTTATTTTGATTTTGAATCTAAATACCCATCCCCCAAAAAACAGATGACTGAAATTGAGCCTGTAGATGTTACTTGCAATGAAGGACTAGAATTGCTAATGAAAAATAGTAACGGCAAAGCAATCTGTGTTACTCCGACTACTGCAGAAATCTTGATGAAAAGAGGCTGGGCAGATTATTTCTAA
- the pstS gene encoding phosphate ABC transporter substrate-binding protein PstS: protein MKTTTSLLILLTALGAIITPMYADAATSPDVPDPNQEFTLTGAGATFPYPLIDLWRVEYNKEFNNVNLNYQSIGSGGGIKQHIEKTVNFAASDKPMSQKERDIAVGTLHIPESIGGVTVVYNVPEIPNKGLKLTGETVSKIFLGEITRWDDPLIAKDNPGLNLPDHEIVTAHRSDGSGTTFIFTDYLATVSPTWDEQIGKGKSVPWPSGLAAAGNEGVAGIVKSTEYSIGYIELAYAFQTGMTFASIQNGDKTAFIEPTLDSISAASSGVADTLPAAEESWVDVSLVNAPGPDSYPIASFTYLLLYDDLKSVTDNKEQAKAVIHMIYWMITDGQQHSASLLYVPLADKVVELGKQGLSKITYDGETIWNYEAEAAVDLGIPQWIKDNAKWWSEGMISDQDYINGLQYLIQQGILKV, encoded by the coding sequence ATGAAGACAACAACATCGTTACTGATTTTATTGACTGCACTTGGAGCTATAATCACTCCAATGTACGCAGACGCAGCAACATCACCTGATGTACCTGATCCAAACCAAGAGTTTACCTTGACAGGAGCAGGAGCAACATTCCCATATCCACTAATTGATTTATGGAGAGTTGAATACAATAAGGAATTCAACAATGTAAATCTAAATTACCAATCAATTGGAAGTGGTGGCGGAATTAAACAGCACATAGAAAAAACTGTGAATTTTGCAGCATCAGATAAACCCATGAGTCAAAAAGAAAGAGACATTGCAGTAGGAACGCTACACATTCCAGAATCAATCGGGGGCGTAACTGTAGTATACAATGTCCCAGAAATTCCAAACAAAGGTCTAAAATTAACAGGCGAAACTGTTTCAAAGATTTTCTTAGGGGAAATTACGAGATGGGATGATCCTTTAATTGCCAAAGACAATCCAGGATTGAATCTTCCTGATCATGAAATTGTCACAGCACATAGATCAGATGGATCTGGAACCACTTTCATATTTACAGACTATTTAGCTACTGTTAGTCCAACATGGGATGAGCAGATAGGTAAAGGAAAATCTGTGCCATGGCCTTCAGGTCTTGCAGCTGCAGGAAATGAAGGAGTTGCAGGCATTGTAAAATCTACTGAATACTCTATTGGCTACATTGAACTTGCATATGCATTTCAAACTGGAATGACTTTTGCATCAATTCAAAATGGAGACAAAACTGCATTTATCGAGCCTACATTAGACAGTATTTCTGCTGCATCTAGTGGAGTAGCAGATACGTTACCTGCAGCCGAAGAGAGCTGGGTTGATGTATCACTAGTCAATGCACCAGGACCGGATTCATATCCCATAGCTAGTTTTACTTACTTGCTATTGTATGATGATCTAAAATCAGTAACTGATAACAAAGAACAAGCAAAAGCCGTAATCCATATGATTTATTGGATGATTACTGATGGTCAACAACACTCTGCAAGTTTACTATATGTCCCACTAGCCGATAAAGTGGTAGAACTTGGTAAACAAGGTTTATCAAAAATAACCTATGATGGAGAAACTATTTGGAATTATGAGGCAGAAGCTGCTGTAGATTTGGGAATCCCACAATGGATTAAAGATAATGCAAAGTGGTGGTCTGAAGGAATGATATCCGATCAAGACTATATTAACGGATTACAATATCTAATCCAACAAGGCATTCTCAAAGTATAA
- a CDS encoding response regulator — MNIVPRVIVVDDVQSHLDVVCEFLRLKNIDVVETGSNGIEAVELYERFDPDIILIDLAMPTYDGYYALNKILSLNKNAKVIIMTAIEDVKNKKKLSDLGAIDVLQKPFELNRVVEVINNAFNDQKMISKTSD; from the coding sequence ATGAATATCGTCCCCAGGGTAATCGTTGTAGATGATGTCCAATCACATTTGGATGTTGTTTGCGAATTTTTGCGTTTGAAAAACATTGATGTTGTAGAGACTGGAAGTAACGGCATAGAGGCAGTTGAGCTCTATGAGAGATTTGATCCAGATATAATATTGATAGATTTGGCAATGCCTACCTATGATGGCTATTATGCCCTAAACAAAATTTTGTCATTAAACAAAAATGCCAAAGTAATCATAATGACTGCAATTGAAGATGTAAAAAACAAGAAAAAATTATCAGATCTTGGAGCAATCGATGTTCTCCAGAAACCATTTGAGTTAAATCGGGTAGTGGAAGTAATCAACAATGCATTCAATGATCAGAAAATGATTTCTAAAACATCTGACTAA
- a CDS encoding universal stress protein — protein MINNILVPYDFTNFGDLAFEKAMEIAKKFDSKLTLISVIGSDIDTSGMSLSRAEEAHDESENKAKEDLNKLKNSNIVENVPISVEIVHNSSSSDGILLFAEKHNTDLIVMGSHGRSGFKKVVLGSVASNVVAKAQCPVMIVKPPKS, from the coding sequence ATGATAAATAACATCCTAGTTCCTTATGATTTTACAAATTTTGGTGATCTTGCATTTGAAAAAGCAATGGAGATTGCAAAAAAATTTGATTCAAAACTAACTCTGATTTCAGTTATTGGAAGTGATATTGATACATCTGGAATGTCCTTGTCTCGTGCTGAGGAGGCACATGATGAATCTGAGAATAAAGCAAAAGAAGATTTGAATAAACTAAAAAATTCAAACATTGTTGAAAATGTGCCAATCTCAGTTGAAATAGTTCACAATTCTTCAAGTTCTGATGGAATTCTTTTATTTGCAGAGAAGCACAATACAGATTTGATTGTAATGGGTTCTCATGGTAGGTCTGGTTTTAAAAAAGTGGTACTGGGCAGTGTGGCATCAAATGTTGTGGCAAAAGCCCAATGTCCTGTGATGATAGTCAAGCCTCCAAAATCATAA
- a CDS encoding universal stress protein has translation MDLNKILVPIDGSKKSFEALDRALTLAGFTHGHVTGIYVIPHVVDGGPRTKAFDKQLEEEGKIILKKAAKRAGNKNVKFSTKILRGSPGHVTLHTAKTGKFDHIVMSTTGSGSATKDMIGSVSNHILQKSKIPVYLIK, from the coding sequence ATGGATCTTAATAAAATTCTAGTACCAATTGATGGTTCAAAAAAATCCTTTGAAGCCTTAGACAGAGCACTAACACTGGCAGGATTTACACATGGCCACGTAACTGGCATTTACGTAATCCCTCACGTAGTTGATGGAGGTCCAAGAACAAAGGCATTTGACAAGCAGTTAGAAGAAGAAGGTAAAATTATTTTAAAAAAGGCAGCAAAACGAGCAGGCAACAAAAATGTCAAATTCTCAACTAAAATTCTAAGAGGTTCCCCGGGACATGTTACACTTCACACTGCAAAAACAGGCAAGTTTGATCATATTGTAATGAGTACAACAGGATCTGGTTCTGCCACTAAAGACATGATAGGCAGTGTATCAAACCACATCCTTCAAAAATCAAAGATTCCAGTATACCTGATAAAGTAA
- the pstA gene encoding phosphate ABC transporter permease PstA: MTTTLERRQEYRALFKSNVAKRLVVDKVVRIIVFACVIIAIIPLGSILVEVFKNGIAAISFEFLTETPGAIGSGEGGIGPAIQGTLIIIGLASLIGVPIGVMSGIYLAEYGDNKLARSIRFFNDVFMEFPSIVLGIFAFLVIVLILGHFSVWAGAFALSLIMFPIVARTTEESLKMVPITYREAGTALGLKKWIITFRIVISAAKSGMITGILLSISRIGGETAPLIMTILGSSQFFSSMDVPMDALPLRIWRLSLLPYDSAQLQGWGSALVLIIIILGINLGVRYYFANKKGNGIIGRLIKAGVTRQK; this comes from the coding sequence TTGACAACTACTCTAGAACGAAGACAAGAGTATCGTGCCTTATTCAAGTCAAATGTAGCAAAGAGACTTGTAGTCGATAAAGTTGTAAGAATAATTGTTTTTGCATGTGTAATCATTGCAATTATTCCACTTGGAAGTATCCTAGTCGAAGTTTTCAAAAATGGAATAGCTGCAATAAGTTTTGAGTTTTTGACTGAAACTCCAGGTGCAATTGGTTCTGGTGAGGGAGGGATTGGTCCTGCAATTCAAGGTACTCTGATAATTATCGGACTTGCAAGTCTGATTGGAGTCCCGATTGGTGTGATGTCAGGTATCTATTTGGCAGAATATGGGGATAACAAACTTGCCCGTTCCATTAGATTCTTCAATGATGTCTTTATGGAATTCCCATCAATCGTACTTGGAATATTTGCATTTTTAGTAATTGTTTTAATTCTTGGACATTTCTCAGTATGGGCAGGAGCTTTTGCGTTATCTTTGATAATGTTTCCAATTGTAGCTAGAACCACAGAAGAATCCTTGAAGATGGTCCCAATAACTTATCGTGAAGCAGGAACTGCTCTAGGCTTGAAAAAATGGATTATTACATTTAGAATAGTAATATCTGCTGCAAAAAGTGGCATGATTACAGGGATTTTACTTTCTATCTCCAGAATTGGTGGTGAAACTGCGCCATTAATCATGACAATTCTTGGAAGTAGTCAATTCTTCAGCAGCATGGATGTTCCAATGGACGCATTACCCTTGAGAATCTGGAGACTATCTTTACTTCCATATGATAGTGCACAGCTTCAGGGTTGGGGATCAGCTCTAGTTTTGATAATAATTATTTTGGGAATCAATTTGGGAGTGAGATACTATTTTGCAAATAAAAAAGGAAACGGGATCATCGGGAGATTAATTAAAGCAGGAGTTACAAGACAAAAATGA
- a CDS encoding PhoU domain-containing protein produces the protein MTRLIDPSLEKLSRIMSEMGDMAIECVSLAVDSYLEGKNTNDQVYDLSDSIRNKYFEVEDLIFDMLLKYQPVADDFRMIRSSTEISYAFSRFGRYAYDITQVRDLFGDISECTNASLLEITKKVKHMIKEAVMSFAELDVRKAVKIQEDEAFIDKMYKERLPKLIESNNTKCALAEALLLRYLERIGDHAVFMSDAINYIVTGKHKPSEKRIADHTKSPSTETS, from the coding sequence ATGACCAGATTAATTGATCCATCACTAGAGAAACTCTCTCGGATAATGTCTGAGATGGGGGATATGGCCATAGAATGCGTATCGCTAGCAGTTGACTCATATCTTGAAGGAAAAAACACCAATGACCAAGTTTATGATTTATCAGATTCAATTCGCAACAAGTATTTCGAAGTTGAGGATTTGATTTTTGACATGTTGCTAAAGTATCAACCAGTTGCAGATGACTTTAGAATGATTCGCTCTTCAACTGAAATATCATATGCGTTCTCAAGATTTGGTAGATACGCATATGACATTACTCAAGTCAGGGATTTGTTTGGAGATATTTCAGAGTGCACAAATGCATCATTACTTGAAATTACAAAAAAAGTAAAACATATGATAAAAGAGGCAGTCATGTCATTTGCAGAACTAGATGTTAGAAAGGCTGTAAAAATTCAAGAAGATGAAGCATTCATTGATAAAATGTACAAAGAGAGACTACCAAAACTAATCGAATCAAATAATACCAAATGCGCTTTAGCTGAAGCATTACTATTACGATATCTTGAAAGAATCGGAGACCATGCAGTATTCATGAGCGATGCCATCAACTATATCGTTACAGGAAAACACAAACCAAGTGAAAAGAGAATTGCTGATCACACAAAATCCCCATCAACTGAGACATCATGA
- a CDS encoding calcium/sodium antiporter — MELIFNFLLVGAGLAMLYFGAEWLVKGSIAISNRLGVSQLVIGLTVVAFGTSTPELAVSISSAMQGLSDVALGNVVGSNIVNIGAILGLSAIVSPIIVSKSSIRKEVPIMIGISLLLLAIIIDGKIDFVDGALLVAGIFVFTWYGYRSSKKDTDIQTVPAYQILEKNVFSKSIIFMIMGLGLLTGGSFLTVDNAVIIGASFGISELFMGLTLVAIGTSLPELITSIVAARKGHADLSVGNIVGSNIFNILAILGISSLISGITVSEKVLIDVGIMIGFSLVLIPIMRSGFVISRKEGVLLVAGYVDYVIFLLYRQ; from the coding sequence GTGGAGTTAATTTTCAACTTTTTACTTGTAGGGGCAGGATTAGCCATGCTTTACTTTGGAGCAGAATGGCTAGTTAAAGGATCAATTGCAATATCAAACAGACTGGGAGTGAGTCAGCTAGTAATCGGATTGACAGTAGTGGCTTTTGGCACATCAACTCCTGAGCTTGCAGTGAGCATTTCATCTGCAATGCAAGGACTATCAGATGTAGCTTTGGGTAACGTGGTTGGCAGCAACATTGTCAATATCGGTGCAATTCTAGGACTTTCTGCAATTGTTAGTCCCATAATTGTTTCAAAATCTTCCATAAGAAAAGAAGTGCCGATTATGATTGGTATATCACTATTACTCTTGGCAATAATCATTGATGGGAAAATTGATTTTGTTGATGGTGCTTTACTTGTTGCAGGAATTTTTGTTTTTACCTGGTATGGTTATCGCAGCTCAAAAAAAGACACAGACATTCAAACTGTACCAGCATACCAGATTTTAGAAAAAAATGTTTTTTCAAAATCAATTATTTTCATGATTATGGGGCTGGGGTTACTTACAGGTGGTTCGTTTCTTACAGTAGATAATGCAGTGATTATTGGTGCTAGTTTTGGAATATCAGAGCTATTCATGGGATTGACACTAGTCGCAATTGGAACTTCACTGCCAGAGTTAATCACATCCATTGTTGCTGCAAGAAAAGGCCATGCAGATCTTAGTGTCGGAAATATTGTAGGAAGTAATATCTTCAACATCTTGGCAATACTTGGAATTTCATCGTTAATCTCAGGAATTACAGTTAGTGAAAAGGTGCTAATCGATGTTGGGATTATGATTGGATTCAGTCTGGTATTAATTCCAATTATGCGCAGTGGCTTTGTTATATCTAGAAAAGAAGGTGTGCTGTTAGTTGCAGGGTATGTGGATTATGTGATATTTTTGTTGTACAGGCAATAG
- the pstC gene encoding phosphate ABC transporter permease subunit PstC: protein MARPKLEPKKHRRLPISDKVFKIGATLAGVYVLLMIALLVFQLVSESYPIWEEEGLSFIVGTDWNAVEDRESFGALPYILGTLVTAALAMAIGVPLSLGIAMFISDAPAKIGGPLGFLVELLAAVPSVIYGLWGLFVFRIYFKDWIEIPLHNTFGDSIWLFSGKPFGLDIITASVILAIMIIPTVSAVSREVMKAVPQQQKEAAYMLGATKWEMFRLAVFPYSKTGLIGASILGLGRAVGETMAVTMLIGNATGIAAIPSSFFKPSQTMSSIIANEFVEASPASLHLPALIGVALVLLLVAIVINVIAHILVTRMLKVKEGAINN from the coding sequence ATGGCCAGGCCAAAACTTGAACCAAAAAAACACAGAAGACTTCCAATTTCAGACAAAGTTTTCAAAATCGGTGCAACTCTTGCTGGGGTCTATGTTCTATTAATGATAGCATTGCTTGTCTTTCAATTAGTTTCTGAATCTTATCCAATTTGGGAAGAAGAAGGTCTTTCCTTTATTGTTGGTACTGACTGGAACGCTGTTGAGGATCGTGAGTCCTTTGGTGCTTTGCCCTACATCTTGGGAACTTTAGTTACTGCAGCACTTGCCATGGCAATTGGCGTTCCCCTTAGCCTCGGAATTGCAATGTTTATCTCAGATGCCCCTGCAAAGATTGGCGGACCGCTAGGATTTTTAGTGGAATTGTTGGCCGCAGTTCCAAGTGTGATTTATGGGCTTTGGGGTCTTTTTGTTTTTAGGATTTATTTCAAAGATTGGATTGAAATCCCACTACACAATACCTTTGGGGATTCCATATGGTTATTTTCTGGAAAGCCATTTGGATTAGACATTATCACTGCAAGTGTAATATTGGCAATTATGATCATCCCAACAGTTTCAGCTGTTTCTCGCGAAGTAATGAAGGCAGTTCCTCAACAACAAAAAGAAGCAGCATATATGCTGGGTGCAACAAAATGGGAAATGTTCAGACTTGCGGTATTTCCATATTCCAAAACGGGTTTGATTGGTGCATCAATACTTGGATTGGGAAGAGCAGTTGGCGAAACCATGGCAGTAACAATGTTAATTGGAAATGCAACAGGAATTGCAGCAATTCCTTCTTCGTTTTTCAAACCAAGTCAAACAATGTCAAGCATTATTGCAAATGAGTTTGTAGAAGCTTCTCCTGCATCACTGCATCTTCCGGCATTAATTGGAGTTGCACTGGTCTTGTTGTTAGTTGCAATTGTGATTAATGTTATTGCACATATTCTTGTAACTAGAATGCTCAAAGTTAAGGAAGGTGCAATTAACAATTGA
- the pstB gene encoding phosphate ABC transporter ATP-binding protein PstB produces MIAEDVTIRYGDFIGVKNITMKFPEKSVTALIGPSGCGKTTFLRCLNRMHDMTKNAKVEGRVMIDEIDLYDKSIDPIYHRRKVGMVFQKPNPFPTMSIYDNVTAGLKLNGVRDKKILDEIVEDSLKMAYLWDEVKSDLKKSAIELSGGQQQRLCIARALAIQPEVLLMDEPASALDPIATQKIEETITELKKEYTIIIVTHNMQQAVRVSDYTGFMYLGELIEFRETKKLFTDPKNELTAKYVQGQFG; encoded by the coding sequence ATGATTGCTGAAGATGTTACAATTCGCTACGGGGATTTTATTGGAGTAAAAAACATCACAATGAAATTCCCAGAAAAATCAGTCACTGCATTAATTGGTCCTTCTGGATGTGGCAAGACTACTTTTCTTAGATGTCTAAACAGAATGCACGATATGACAAAAAATGCAAAAGTTGAAGGAAGAGTAATGATTGACGAGATTGATCTTTATGACAAGTCAATTGATCCTATTTATCACAGAAGAAAAGTTGGAATGGTTTTCCAAAAACCCAATCCATTTCCAACAATGTCGATTTATGACAATGTAACTGCTGGACTAAAACTTAACGGAGTTAGAGATAAGAAAATTCTTGATGAAATCGTAGAGGACTCTCTGAAGATGGCATATCTTTGGGATGAAGTCAAAAGTGATTTGAAAAAATCTGCAATCGAGTTATCTGGAGGTCAGCAGCAAAGACTCTGTATTGCAAGAGCCTTGGCAATACAACCAGAAGTGCTACTCATGGACGAGCCGGCATCAGCACTTGATCCAATAGCAACACAAAAAATCGAAGAAACCATCACTGAGCTAAAAAAAGAATACACAATCATCATAGTTACCCACAACATGCAGCAGGCAGTTCGAGTTTCAGATTATACTGGATTTATGTATCTTGGAGAACTAATTGAGTTTAGAGAAACAAAGAAACTATTTACTGACCCAAAAAATGAGCTTACTGCAAAATATGTACAAGGACAATTCGGATAA
- a CDS encoding phosphate uptake regulator PhoU: protein MLDRLTDIKQIRRLQVTGGSTYTVSLPKTWIDELKLQKNSNITLIKNRNNSITLFQEEQNKKTNAIAFIGKSDLKESIRRKIIAMYLSGYKTIEIKTKGMEIPSMHRGAIRDLVRTTLMGTEIIETSSERIVLQVLTQLAQLSFDVALKRMYITATNMHQDAIEALKELDSEFAEEVLKMDDEVDRFSLYLLRNLNLSLENVQVLIDSGLEKPSDCLGYRTVVKCVERIADHAGLIAKKIKYLDSAIEKKVLKEIEQISKDSLTVFENSITALSERDYEMAEKVATSVTKVIEKEKKLMDSLKQNNNTAIIKLILEDIRRTAEYSRDISEIAIDETVQSVIAES from the coding sequence TTGTTAGATAGATTGACTGACATTAAACAGATTAGACGCTTACAGGTTACCGGCGGCTCAACATATACTGTTTCATTACCAAAAACATGGATTGATGAATTAAAACTACAGAAAAATTCCAATATCACACTAATAAAAAATCGTAATAATTCAATTACATTATTTCAAGAAGAACAAAATAAAAAAACCAACGCTATTGCATTTATTGGAAAAAGTGATTTAAAAGAATCCATAAGAAGAAAGATTATTGCAATGTATCTATCAGGTTACAAAACCATAGAGATCAAAACAAAAGGAATGGAAATTCCTAGTATGCATAGAGGGGCAATTAGGGATTTGGTTAGAACCACACTTATGGGAACTGAAATAATTGAGACAAGCTCTGAGAGAATTGTCCTTCAAGTTCTTACACAACTCGCACAATTGTCATTTGATGTTGCGCTAAAAAGAATGTACATTACTGCCACAAACATGCATCAGGACGCAATTGAGGCATTAAAGGAACTGGATTCAGAGTTTGCCGAAGAAGTACTCAAAATGGATGATGAGGTGGACAGATTCAGTCTATATTTATTGAGAAATCTGAATTTGTCGCTAGAAAATGTGCAAGTTTTGATTGATTCTGGCCTCGAAAAACCATCTGATTGTCTAGGTTATAGAACTGTAGTAAAATGTGTAGAAAGAATTGCCGATCATGCAGGACTGATTGCAAAAAAAATAAAATATCTGGATTCTGCAATCGAGAAAAAAGTCCTCAAAGAAATAGAGCAAATAAGCAAAGATTCCCTTACTGTTTTTGAAAATTCCATAACTGCCCTATCTGAAAGAGATTATGAGATGGCAGAAAAGGTTGCGACAAGTGTTACCAAAGTAATTGAAAAAGAGAAAAAATTAATGGATTCACTCAAACAAAACAACAACACTGCAATTATCAAACTAATTTTAGAAGATATCCGAAGAACTGCAGAATATTCCAGAGATATATCTGAAATTGCAATAGATGAAACAGTGCAAAGTGTCATTGCAGAGTCTTAA
- the hsp20 gene encoding archaeal heat shock protein Hsp20, whose protein sequence is MFDEQFERAFRRLSNPFFSMGDVFDSPKGGTTQTFGPYYYGYVKTVGEDGVPHVTEWGNAKPGSYLSDSSVRDPYVDVSVDEKDRTLKIVSEMPGIEKSDIKLNVSDKQVLLSAERNDRKYEKKIPLPSKVDENSAKAKYTNGVLELTLSLAEEKPQGKLVSVE, encoded by the coding sequence ATGTTTGATGAACAATTCGAAAGAGCATTTCGAAGATTGTCGAATCCCTTTTTTTCAATGGGCGATGTCTTCGATAGTCCAAAAGGAGGCACAACCCAAACTTTTGGCCCATACTACTACGGTTACGTAAAGACTGTAGGCGAAGATGGTGTTCCTCATGTAACTGAATGGGGAAACGCAAAACCTGGAAGTTATCTCTCTGATTCTTCAGTAAGAGATCCATATGTCGACGTGTCAGTTGACGAAAAAGACCGTACTCTCAAGATAGTATCTGAGATGCCAGGTATTGAAAAATCTGATATCAAATTAAACGTATCAGACAAGCAGGTCTTACTCTCAGCAGAGCGTAATGACAGAAAGTACGAAAAGAAGATTCCACTGCCATCAAAAGTAGATGAAAACTCTGCCAAAGCTAAGTACACAAACGGAGTATTGGAGCTGACATTGTCACTTGCCGAAGAAAAACCACAAGGCAAGCTAGTGTCAGTAGAATAA
- a CDS encoding universal stress protein, with translation MYKTILVPHGGTEGGDLALEHAIFAAREDSKIIIFHIVEAIQAPPSFALSSSEREDLLKSIDEANEEMRKDMEKRMKKAAEKCKDGGIKVEIKVEIGDAAERILDFVEKNKVDLIVMSKRRKLKGMKRLLSLGSVSRKVVENITCPVTLIDAEKAGKK, from the coding sequence ATGTACAAAACAATTCTCGTACCACATGGCGGTACAGAGGGAGGAGATTTAGCTTTAGAGCATGCCATATTTGCAGCAAGAGAAGATTCTAAAATTATCATATTTCATATTGTAGAGGCAATACAAGCCCCACCATCATTTGCATTATCTTCTTCTGAACGAGAAGACTTGCTAAAGAGCATTGATGAGGCAAATGAAGAGATGAGAAAAGACATGGAAAAGAGAATGAAGAAGGCAGCTGAGAAATGCAAAGATGGCGGCATTAAAGTTGAAATCAAAGTAGAGATCGGAGATGCAGCTGAGCGAATTTTAGATTTTGTTGAAAAAAACAAAGTGGATCTGATTGTAATGTCAAAACGAAGAAAGCTCAAAGGAATGAAGAGACTGCTTTCCCTTGGCAGTGTTTCAAGAAAGGTTGTTGAAAATATTACCTGTCCTGTCACATTAATTGATGCAGAGAAGGCTGGAAAAAAATAG